From the genome of Anopheles funestus chromosome 2RL, idAnoFuneDA-416_04, whole genome shotgun sequence:
AGCATCGATCATCAAGGCGATCGTTTGAAGTGTGAAAGCGATTACCGTTACTGGAAGCGTTGGAGACATTGAGGTTTACCCTTGGGTTGGAGGGATATTAAAAGTTCTTGAGATGAGAGGCCGATAGGTTTGACCTGAGTAGTAACTAACTGGCTTGACGGTTTAAACGATTCTGGCTcgtctggggttttttttggataagCTCAACAGATatgcttattattattatgagaACAAGAACCGACTTCTCTTTTCCTGCGTCGCCGCCTCAGTTTTGCGAACGTTTTTGCTCTACGTAAAAGTGCTTACTTGGCTCAACGTAACAGCGGGgggtttatgtttatgtttatgtaaCTTCGTTTATGTTCTTCAGAGTCGTATAACGCTTACATTTGCGTTACTCAACCAAATGGGAGTTTTGATccgggtttccttttttcttaagTTGTCCTAAGGTGTAATGTTTGATGCAATATGtatcaaatcaatcaatcaatcaatatcAATCATGTGGTTCGAAATCAAGCGGCAAGTTTTATGGTCAAATATGTGTTCCTGAAACACATGTTCCTTGCTTTACACCTTATACAAGTATTTGTTAGATTTATAGAAGATTTGTGAGATGAAATGAACAGAGCGAGTAGGTAATCTTGGAAGTTAGACAATCTCGAAACGACTATCGTATAGAGATGATAAGAGTTACAGACATCGTTTAACAAGGTCTGGAAAGATTAAAAGattgtttcaaacattttttagtTAAGgagtttatttaattaattaacatgCTGATCAAAACGATACAAATCTCCTGCACGATTTCTATTCTATCGACGTTGATTTCGATACATTTCGGATCCTTTGCGAGCCAGCTGATCGGCACGCTCGTTACCCAATATGCCACAGTGCGCATCAACGTGGTTCCACTTGATTTTCATATTTCCCGCCTTTAGTTCACTATCGAGCTCCATGAAGTCAGTCTTGTTCTTTACCGGACCACCGCTGGCCAGTGTCCAGTTGCGTTTTTTCCATCCCATCATCCACTTGGTGACAGAATCGATCAAAAACTTTGAATCGGTGTTAATTGTTAGCTGCTGAATGCCGTGCTCCCGGGCGGTTCGAATTGCTAACGAGGCTGCCTGTATTTCGCCGCAATTGTTTGTGGCCCGTCCGCTTACCGGTCGTGAAGTGTTTCTGTGGAAACGAAATCGGCAATATTAGAAGCATTCCCTTGGACACAAGCGATTATTCCTTACAATGCATGTCCTTCGTCAAAGTAAACCCCAAGACCAGCGACTGCTTTTGCTGTTCCGTTGCCCTCGCACGATCCATCCGTGTACACGTGCACAAATCCATCATCGTCCTGCAAAAACTTGTGTCCTCCATAGGTGACCAATTTGAGTACCGGAGTTGGAATTTCCTTGAGTAGAATAgtctttttcgctttcttgCTATCTGCTGCAAACGTCGAACTGGTAGAAGCACTTCGTTTACCATTCCAGTTCAATGCtggctttttgtttgcagtgAGAACGCTTCCAGTACAACTGCCTGTACCGCTGGTGGAGTTGGTTGTAATGAACTGTTGCGCTTCTGTCTGTGTGGGAAACTTTTTAAATCGAGCACCGGTAAATCCATTCACTTGCGCCTGACATTCCGGCCTAGAAAGAAAGCGAGATGTTAAtattacacacacaaaaggggATTCATCTTACAAAAAATCCAGTATTTACCACGTCGAGAAAATGCCCACTTGGCGTCCTTTGGCAACCGCGTAGAATGGCATCGTTGCGATCGTTCGCAGCAGTCGACGAAATAGCAGCTGCTCAAGCTGCATGTATCTGGTACAAGGACAATGGATGAACGGCTCGAACCCAGCAGATCTCGGAACAACAATCACGCACAAAcaagtttgtttacatttccgCAATTTGACAGATTGGCGACCAGCTGACATGccggaatttaaaaaaaaaacatataaaggCGTTAAAAAGATTCACTCGCTGACTAGATCAACTGATGTTTCcaaaattccattccatttccaaTTCTCAaatttaccaaacaaaaacagaaaggcCTCTCTGTCGATAGCCGACACTGGTTTATTATAAACACTAGCTAAAATTGGAAAGCAGGCTCAACAAAAACGGTGCTAGGTACAGCTAAGATTTCATCTAGGCGTAATATAGGTTGTCGGTTTTAATTATCATTAGTCCTTGCCGACTTGCCGGTGTCTTTATCGAAACAGCGTCAACCGACGATTGCCCGGAAACCGCCCTTCGTTTGCTAATGCCGCGTGAATATCCTTAACCTCCGGAATGCCCTTGATTTCACCACGTGCGGCCAGTGCCGGGGCCGATAGTAGCATTTTGCGCGCCACGTTCTGCACATCTTCAGCGGTGATTTTCTCTacgatgcacaaaaaaaaaccatgattAGAAGAAGGAATAGGCGCGCTTTTGTTTTGCGGAATAAAAAGCTTACCAATTTCCTGAATGAAATGTTCCGGTCGGCGACGTTCACCTGTCGCCAGCACCTGTCGGCCAATATCCTCGAA
Proteins encoded in this window:
- the LOC125765670 gene encoding ribonuclease H1 isoform X2; this encodes MQLEQLLFRRLLRTIATMPFYAVAKGRQVGIFSTWPECQAQVNGFTGARFKKFPTQTEAQQFITTNSTSGTGSCTGSVLTANKKPALNWNGKRSASTSSTFAADSKKAKKTILLKEIPTPVLKLVTYGGHKFLQDDDGFVHVYTDGSCEGNGTAKAVAGLGVYFDEGHALNTSRPVSGRATNNCGEIQAATSAIKTAREQGIQQLAINTDSKFLIDSATKWMPGWKQRDWTLASGGPVKNKTDFMALDRELSSSNMQVKWNHVDAHRGNLGNERADQLARKGSEMYRNQRR
- the LOC125765670 gene encoding ribonuclease H1 isoform X1; the encoded protein is MQLEQLLFRRLLRTIATMPFYAVAKGRQVGIFSTWPECQAQVNGFTGARFKKFPTQTEAQQFITTNSTSGTGSCTGSVLTANKKPALNWNGKRSASTSSTFAADSKKAKKTILLKEIPTPVLKLVTYGGHKFLQDDDGFVHVYTDGSCEGNGTAKAVAGLGVYFDEGHALNTSRPVSGRATNNCGEIQAASLAIRTAREHGIQQLTINTDSKFLIDSVTKWMMGWKKRNWTLASGGPVKNKTDFMELDSELKAGNMKIKWNHVDAHCGILGNERADQLARKGSEMYRNQRR